In Heliomicrobium gestii, a single genomic region encodes these proteins:
- a CDS encoding ABC transporter ATP-binding protein, whose product MIRLEGIHKIYRMGTEAVHALQDVNLHIGANEFVAIVGPSGSGKSTMMNILGCLDSPTRGEYTLAGEEVSRLGEDQLADVRNRRIGFIFQSFNLLPKLTALQNVELPMIYAGVPPATRRQRAIQALRDVGLMERANHHPNEMSGGQRQRVAIARALVNNPSILLADEPTGNLDSKTGDEIMAAFHRLHRDGKTIVLVTHEPEIAQQALRIVAFRDGRIVDDRKNGVAS is encoded by the coding sequence ATGATCCGACTGGAAGGCATCCACAAAATCTACCGGATGGGAACAGAAGCGGTCCATGCGCTCCAGGATGTGAACCTCCATATCGGGGCCAACGAGTTTGTCGCCATCGTCGGACCCTCCGGTTCCGGAAAATCGACGATGATGAACATCCTTGGCTGTCTTGACTCGCCGACCCGCGGTGAGTACACCTTGGCGGGAGAAGAGGTCTCCCGCCTGGGTGAGGATCAACTGGCCGACGTGCGCAACCGGCGCATCGGCTTCATTTTTCAGAGCTTTAATTTGCTGCCCAAACTGACGGCGCTGCAGAACGTGGAATTGCCCATGATCTACGCCGGGGTTCCGCCGGCGACGCGTCGCCAGCGGGCGATTCAGGCCTTGCGCGATGTGGGGCTGATGGAGCGCGCCAACCACCACCCCAACGAGATGTCGGGCGGGCAGCGCCAGCGCGTCGCCATCGCCCGCGCCCTTGTCAACAACCCGTCCATCTTGTTGGCCGATGAGCCGACAGGCAACCTCGATTCCAAGACCGGTGACGAGATCATGGCCGCCTTTCATCGTCTGCACCGGGACGGGAAGACGATCGTCCTGGTCACCCATGAGCCGGAGATCGCGCAGCAAGCGCTCCGCATCGTCGCCTTCCGTGACGGGCGGATCGTCGACGACCGGAAGAACGGGGTGGCGTCATGA
- a CDS encoding efflux RND transporter periplasmic adaptor subunit translates to MTTKEESAGSASRGLTALLKKKTMVAIVALCLLGAGGGYSYWHQQQASQSAAVTYRDQVVKRATVTQKISALGQLKPIRTQEIKAKADGTILKLFVHETDRVQANQPILMMDNSSSQAQVAARESSLAQARYDLKKALDGAEPEELAKAEATVKQQEIAVQRALTSLQRTQALYDSGAETKDNLEKAQVEVQTNEQKLISNRADLDTLRKGTKPEQIEVLKAKVKEAEENLKAAMQDYSGTEITVPFAGVVLSIPVEEGEFAAQEMVMATVADLSVIQGSFYVKEIDIAKVKLGMDALVTVDALGGKGFKGKVTRVGQNPKTIDNIVNYEVLVDIDNAEGELRSGMTMTAEIVINEKANALTVPTDALVTRDSAQGVLMAGDSPGAGEPRFTPVKTGLRSDALVEVLEGLSEGDHVLIENRKASQSSSSSSSKSTKNSDSMQPPPMMGGPGMGPP, encoded by the coding sequence ATGACAACGAAGGAAGAGTCAGCCGGTTCAGCGAGCAGGGGGCTCACAGCCCTTCTGAAAAAGAAAACAATGGTGGCGATCGTCGCCCTGTGTCTGCTCGGGGCGGGGGGCGGTTACAGCTACTGGCATCAGCAGCAGGCGAGCCAATCTGCTGCCGTTACATACCGTGATCAGGTTGTCAAGCGAGCCACGGTGACACAGAAAATCTCCGCCTTGGGCCAGTTGAAGCCGATTCGCACGCAGGAGATCAAAGCCAAAGCGGACGGCACGATCTTGAAGCTCTTCGTCCATGAGACCGACCGTGTCCAGGCCAACCAGCCCATCTTGATGATGGACAATTCGTCGTCGCAGGCCCAGGTGGCCGCTCGGGAATCAAGCCTGGCCCAGGCCCGCTATGACCTGAAGAAAGCCCTGGATGGGGCGGAGCCGGAGGAACTGGCGAAAGCGGAAGCCACAGTCAAGCAACAGGAGATCGCTGTTCAACGGGCTCTCACCAGTTTGCAGCGGACGCAAGCCCTCTATGACAGCGGCGCTGAGACCAAGGACAACCTGGAGAAAGCCCAGGTGGAGGTGCAAACAAACGAACAAAAGCTGATCTCGAACCGGGCCGACTTGGACACACTGCGCAAGGGGACGAAGCCCGAACAGATCGAGGTGCTGAAGGCCAAGGTGAAAGAGGCCGAGGAGAACCTGAAGGCGGCCATGCAGGACTACTCGGGCACAGAGATCACCGTTCCCTTCGCCGGCGTCGTCTTGTCCATCCCCGTGGAAGAGGGCGAATTTGCGGCCCAAGAGATGGTTATGGCCACAGTTGCCGACTTGAGCGTCATTCAGGGCAGCTTTTACGTCAAAGAGATCGACATCGCCAAGGTGAAGCTGGGGATGGATGCCCTGGTTACCGTCGACGCATTGGGCGGCAAGGGGTTTAAGGGAAAAGTGACCCGTGTGGGTCAGAACCCCAAGACGATCGACAACATCGTCAACTATGAAGTGCTCGTCGACATTGACAACGCCGAAGGGGAACTGCGCTCAGGCATGACGATGACGGCCGAGATCGTGATCAATGAAAAGGCGAATGCCCTCACCGTTCCCACGGACGCCCTGGTCACACGCGACAGCGCACAAGGGGTGCTCATGGCGGGCGATAGCCCTGGAGCAGGCGAACCGCGTTTCACGCCGGTGAAAACAGGGCTCCGCAGCGACGCGCTGGTGGAGGTGTTGGAGGGCCTGAGCGAAGGCGATCACGTCCTGATCGAAAACCGCAAAGCCAGCCAAAGCAGCAGCAGTTCCAGTTCCAAATCGACGAAGAACAGCGACAGTATGCAACCGCCGCCGATGATGGGCGGGCCGGGCATGGGACCGCCATAA
- a CDS encoding nucleotidyltransferase substrate binding protein: MIQERVIEKLDSYSRALKRLEEALLVDESNDYIYDAVIKRFEFTYELSWKLLKAFIEYKGGADVRFPRDIFKEAYFTRLIQEGDVWIAMMKDRNLTSHTYNEQDAQQIYVRIKTLYLTHFIALKETIAKGLQDD; this comes from the coding sequence TTGATTCAAGAGCGGGTCATCGAAAAGCTGGATAGCTACTCACGAGCATTAAAACGGCTTGAAGAAGCCTTACTGGTTGATGAATCCAATGATTACATTTACGATGCCGTCATCAAACGGTTCGAATTCACCTATGAACTGTCATGGAAACTGTTAAAGGCATTTATTGAGTACAAAGGCGGCGCCGATGTCCGCTTTCCCAGGGATATCTTTAAAGAAGCTTACTTTACGAGATTGATTCAAGAAGGTGATGTCTGGATCGCCATGATGAAAGATCGCAATCTAACCAGCCACACCTACAATGAACAGGACGCGCAACAAATCTACGTCCGTATCAAGACGCTCTATTTGACGCATTTCATTGCTTTAAAAGAAACCATTGCAAAGGGCTTGCAAGATGACTGA
- a CDS encoding nucleotidyltransferase family protein, producing MTEKNPAGLQASTLSALIHVFTQYRQVDRVVLFGSRARGDYHSRSDIDLSIESATEIPPEVFFAVDEAAGIYKVDIVNRNHLNNHRLAKKIEQEGIVIYKRDEEQ from the coding sequence ATGACTGAAAAAAATCCGGCAGGGTTACAAGCGTCTACACTGTCCGCACTCATCCATGTTTTTACCCAATATCGGCAAGTTGACCGGGTCGTTCTTTTTGGCTCCCGCGCCAGAGGGGACTATCATTCTCGTTCTGATATCGATCTGTCCATTGAAAGCGCGACAGAGATTCCACCTGAGGTTTTTTTTGCCGTCGACGAAGCCGCCGGCATATATAAGGTGGATATTGTCAATAGAAATCATCTAAACAATCACCGCCTCGCGAAAAAGATAGAGCAAGAAGGGATCGTAATTTATAAACGCGACGAAGAACAATGA
- a CDS encoding methyl-accepting chemotaxis protein, translated as MRTAKSSFMTQMLLYLITPVLIGLIVLGYLTYRESSSYLQTETQESLTFQVESESRNLELLLREEESSLNFLAATIALNPLTDDQIKSISLGLLNHHHGMANLLVAFSNGQVIDAKGWIPPKDYDPRKRSWYQLGEKAPSGTIAYTDVYVDAITGKDVISLSVPIRRDNQTIGVIVADLDLAVIKETVSKVVNGETGYAFLLNQKGNFIYHPTLTLEQSILTIENGAMAEAGKNFLSGKSGFGQFFYKNVEKLYAYRPIGNSGWILVIATPLTEQYAAIAALGRQSLVTNVITVGLLVILIYYISNRIARLIRRLAEGAEAIATGNLAVDMSWTEQEANSREFASLLDSFCQMTTNLRQVVGHVASAAQTVSASSQQLTAGSEQTAHTITHMAETVSELAENTTKQDQIVRDAIGSVQGIFAELDDASSQASTVAAEAHGAAGLAKEGHGSVTKATTAMAGVQEAVSTLSGFIAQLDEQSQQIGQIVNTIADIAGQTNLLSLNAAIEAARAGEQGRGFAVVAEEVRKLAEMSRKATEDISGLIVTIQREIEQITQAMALGQTAVANSTQVVSAMGTMFDTLNGRVQGLAGNVEGIAKLAQSIAQNSKAAAEHLDEVSRISQETTEQSHSIAAGVQQQSAAMEEIAASSEALSVTAQELQQSVMKFSL; from the coding sequence ATGCGAACGGCTAAGTCCAGTTTTATGACACAGATGTTGCTTTATCTGATTACACCGGTTCTCATCGGGCTGATTGTTCTTGGATATCTCACCTATCGGGAGTCTTCGTCCTATCTGCAGACAGAGACGCAAGAATCGCTAACCTTTCAAGTGGAAAGCGAAAGTCGGAATTTGGAATTGTTGCTGCGGGAAGAAGAAAGCTCGCTCAACTTTTTAGCGGCTACCATCGCTTTGAATCCACTGACAGACGATCAGATTAAATCGATTTCTTTGGGACTGCTCAATCATCACCATGGCATGGCCAACCTGCTTGTCGCCTTTAGCAACGGTCAGGTCATCGATGCGAAGGGGTGGATACCGCCCAAAGACTACGATCCCCGGAAACGTTCCTGGTACCAATTGGGTGAAAAAGCGCCGTCCGGAACGATTGCCTACACGGATGTGTACGTAGACGCCATCACGGGCAAAGACGTGATCAGTTTGTCGGTGCCGATCCGCCGCGACAACCAGACCATCGGGGTGATCGTTGCCGATCTGGATCTTGCCGTTATCAAAGAAACCGTATCAAAAGTAGTGAATGGCGAAACGGGCTATGCCTTTTTATTAAACCAAAAGGGCAACTTTATCTACCACCCGACGCTGACCCTGGAACAGAGCATATTGACCATTGAAAACGGAGCGATGGCTGAGGCAGGTAAGAATTTTCTCAGCGGTAAGTCGGGTTTCGGTCAGTTTTTCTATAAAAACGTGGAAAAGCTTTACGCCTACCGTCCTATCGGCAATTCCGGATGGATTCTTGTCATCGCAACACCGCTGACAGAACAATATGCGGCGATCGCCGCCCTAGGGCGCCAATCGCTGGTGACAAATGTGATCACCGTTGGCTTGCTTGTCATCCTGATCTATTACATCAGCAATCGCATCGCCCGATTGATCCGCCGTTTGGCCGAGGGCGCAGAGGCGATCGCTACGGGGAACTTGGCCGTTGACATGTCCTGGACAGAACAGGAGGCAAACAGCCGAGAATTCGCCTCCCTTTTGGATAGTTTTTGCCAGATGACAACAAATCTTCGCCAGGTGGTGGGCCATGTGGCCAGTGCAGCGCAGACCGTTTCGGCGTCATCGCAACAATTGACGGCCGGTTCTGAGCAAACGGCCCATACGATTACCCATATGGCCGAAACAGTGTCCGAACTGGCCGAGAACACGACGAAGCAAGATCAGATCGTGCGGGATGCGATCGGCAGCGTGCAGGGGATATTTGCTGAGTTGGATGACGCGTCATCCCAAGCGAGTACGGTCGCTGCCGAAGCCCACGGCGCTGCCGGCCTGGCCAAGGAAGGGCATGGTTCGGTGACGAAGGCCACGACCGCCATGGCAGGTGTTCAGGAAGCGGTCAGCACACTCTCCGGTTTTATCGCCCAATTGGACGAGCAGTCCCAACAGATCGGCCAAATCGTCAACACGATCGCCGATATCGCCGGTCAGACGAATCTGCTTTCGTTAAATGCCGCGATTGAAGCGGCCCGAGCCGGTGAACAGGGACGGGGATTTGCCGTTGTGGCTGAAGAGGTCCGCAAGCTGGCCGAAATGTCGCGGAAGGCCACCGAGGATATCAGCGGGCTGATTGTGACGATCCAGCGGGAGATCGAGCAGATCACCCAGGCGATGGCGCTGGGACAAACTGCGGTAGCCAACAGCACCCAGGTGGTCAGCGCCATGGGAACCATGTTTGATACCCTCAACGGCCGGGTCCAGGGACTGGCCGGCAACGTGGAGGGAATCGCCAAACTGGCCCAATCGATTGCACAGAACAGTAAAGCAGCGGCGGAGCATTTGGATGAGGTAAGTCGGATCAGCCAGGAGACGACGGAGCAGAGCCACTCCATCGCCGCCGGGGTGCAGCAACAATCGGCGGCGATGGAAGAAATCGCGGCGTCCAGTGAAGCCCTCTCTGTGACGGCTCAGGAACTGCAACAATCGGTGATGAAGTTTAGCCTGTAA
- a CDS encoding NADH peroxidase: protein MKKFVCVICGYVHEGDSAPDFCPTCKAPASKFEEKAAGALKWADEHRIGAAAGVDAQVVEGLKMNFVGECTEVGMYLAMSRQADREGFPEVAEAYKRIAFEEAEHAAKFAELLGEVVHPSTKKNLELRVEAEYGACQGKLDLAKRAKELGLDAIHDTVHEMCKDEARHGAAFKGLLDRCFGK from the coding sequence ATGAAAAAGTTTGTCTGTGTTATCTGCGGGTATGTCCATGAAGGCGATTCCGCTCCTGATTTTTGCCCCACCTGCAAGGCCCCGGCCAGCAAGTTTGAAGAAAAAGCAGCGGGCGCGCTGAAATGGGCGGACGAGCATCGGATCGGCGCCGCCGCCGGCGTAGACGCCCAAGTGGTGGAAGGCCTGAAAATGAACTTTGTCGGCGAATGCACGGAAGTCGGCATGTATCTTGCTATGAGCCGACAAGCCGATCGCGAAGGCTTCCCCGAAGTGGCCGAAGCCTACAAGCGGATCGCTTTCGAAGAGGCCGAACATGCCGCCAAGTTTGCTGAACTGCTCGGCGAAGTCGTTCATCCTTCGACGAAGAAGAACCTTGAACTCCGCGTGGAAGCCGAATACGGCGCTTGCCAGGGCAAACTCGATCTGGCCAAACGGGCCAAAGAGCTGGGCCTTGACGCCATTCATGACACCGTCCATGAAATGTGCAAGGATGAAGCCCGCCACGGCGCTGCGTTCAAAGGTCTGCTGGACCGCTGCTTCGGGAAGTAA
- a CDS encoding S-layer homology domain-containing protein: MNVMMRRKKRPWTVLLLLISLTAFFLNITPSYSYPDAGSPISFVDIPSDHWAYRSIEHMRTAGLINGYDDGSYRPDNPVSREEFAALLVKGYYLPLDYPQKPTFIDVPSDHWSFKYVETAKNYLTGYYPPGGGKAFFRPDEIATREDIAVAIVKVMGLDKSNLTNLNILEKQFSDVETLSPQLRPLVALAVERKIINGYPDGTFRGSDPVTRAETAALLDRLVKTTNDDASRAPLLEVWVPDKTSERTVYLEGRTDLDATVTLNGKKLDVSKGKFWVPIEFSKEGPVVLQVVATSSFGRSTTVEKTVTYDSGAPTLTVNVPATSDKDTITISGTVTDPHDGSPLVTVNNETAVVWGTNWKKDITLKEGDNTLIITATNKLGKSSSLQKTVSFGVGLPQLTVNAPSNSSKSEITISGTISDGNDDSPIVTVNGNRIDAWNGTWKTDLTLKDGTNTITVTATNKLGKTVTVQKTVNFSIPAPQLTVSAAVYSSTDVTTISGKVIDENDSEPLVTVNGQRSYVWGTTFSTDIKLREGSNDVTVQALNKFGKSAVEQRRIIYQP; encoded by the coding sequence ATGAACGTCATGATGAGGAGGAAAAAACGGCCCTGGACAGTTCTCTTGTTGCTCATCAGTCTAACCGCATTCTTTCTGAACATCACGCCGTCTTATTCCTATCCCGATGCGGGATCGCCTATCTCCTTCGTCGATATCCCCAGTGACCACTGGGCCTACCGATCGATCGAGCATATGAGAACAGCGGGTCTGATCAACGGGTATGACGATGGCAGCTATCGGCCAGACAACCCCGTTTCACGAGAGGAGTTCGCCGCCCTGCTGGTCAAGGGCTACTATCTCCCCCTCGATTATCCGCAGAAGCCCACCTTTATCGACGTGCCTTCTGACCACTGGTCTTTCAAATACGTCGAGACAGCCAAAAATTATTTGACCGGATATTATCCACCAGGCGGTGGCAAAGCTTTTTTCCGACCCGATGAGATCGCCACACGGGAAGATATCGCCGTCGCCATCGTCAAGGTGATGGGATTGGATAAAAGCAACCTCACCAATCTGAACATCTTGGAAAAACAGTTCAGTGATGTAGAAACCCTCTCGCCGCAGCTTCGCCCGCTGGTAGCGCTGGCGGTGGAACGAAAGATCATCAACGGATATCCTGACGGCACCTTCCGAGGAAGCGATCCCGTCACCCGGGCCGAAACAGCAGCCCTGCTTGACCGTCTGGTAAAGACCACCAATGATGACGCTTCACGGGCTCCGCTTTTGGAGGTTTGGGTTCCCGATAAAACGAGTGAACGAACGGTCTACTTGGAAGGCCGTACCGATCTGGACGCCACGGTGACACTGAACGGGAAAAAGCTGGACGTTTCAAAAGGAAAGTTTTGGGTTCCGATCGAGTTCTCCAAAGAAGGCCCCGTCGTGTTGCAGGTAGTTGCCACCTCTTCCTTCGGACGTTCGACGACCGTCGAAAAAACCGTCACCTATGACTCCGGAGCGCCCACGCTGACGGTGAATGTTCCGGCTACTTCCGACAAAGATACGATCACCATCAGCGGAACCGTGACCGATCCCCATGATGGTTCTCCCCTCGTCACCGTAAACAACGAGACGGCCGTTGTCTGGGGCACCAACTGGAAAAAGGACATCACCCTAAAAGAGGGCGACAACACCCTGATCATCACAGCGACAAATAAATTGGGCAAATCGTCAAGCCTGCAAAAGACTGTGTCCTTCGGTGTCGGTCTACCCCAATTGACCGTCAACGCTCCTTCCAATTCGTCTAAATCAGAGATCACCATCAGCGGAACCATCTCCGATGGGAATGATGATTCGCCGATTGTGACTGTCAACGGAAACCGTATCGATGCCTGGAACGGCACATGGAAAACAGATCTTACGCTCAAAGACGGAACCAATACCATTACTGTCACCGCGACAAACAAGCTGGGCAAGACGGTGACGGTGCAAAAGACGGTCAATTTCTCGATCCCGGCGCCGCAACTCACCGTTAGCGCAGCCGTCTATTCTTCCACTGACGTCACCACCATCTCCGGAAAAGTTATCGACGAGAACGATTCCGAACCCTTGGTCACCGTCAACGGACAACGGTCTTATGTCTGGGGAACCACATTCAGCACCGATATCAAACTTCGAGAAGGCTCAAACGATGTGACGGTGCAGGCCCTCAACAAGTTCGGCAAATCAGCGGTAGAACAGCGCAGGATCATCTATCAGCCGTGA
- a CDS encoding FHA domain-containing protein, whose product MNEFRVCEFCGRRNQPDELECAQCGADLSYVSPTVIADAAEEQQKPSAPSATIPVDQPEVPTPVIVQQLQVMRIGDGQTAHPRLTGPDQCLPQNGASAGTLRLLLLRLRNPRDGMTISIPVEGGVFGRSGAIAPGYFADKPYVSGTHAKVYPKGNGYVLLDERSTNGTRINGRMVERGREEPIRPGDRLTLANIDFIVEVDEE is encoded by the coding sequence ATGAACGAGTTTCGGGTGTGTGAGTTCTGCGGTCGCAGGAACCAGCCCGACGAGTTGGAGTGCGCCCAGTGCGGCGCCGACCTATCCTATGTCAGCCCTACGGTCATAGCCGACGCGGCGGAGGAACAGCAAAAGCCGAGTGCCCCCTCTGCCACTATTCCGGTTGATCAGCCCGAGGTGCCAACGCCCGTCATCGTTCAGCAATTGCAGGTTATGAGAATCGGGGATGGTCAGACTGCCCATCCCCGGCTGACGGGTCCGGATCAGTGCCTTCCTCAAAACGGCGCTTCTGCCGGGACGTTGCGATTACTCCTCCTCCGGCTGCGCAATCCACGGGACGGCATGACGATTTCGATCCCTGTTGAAGGCGGCGTCTTTGGACGAAGCGGCGCCATCGCTCCCGGGTATTTCGCTGACAAGCCCTACGTCAGCGGAACCCATGCCAAGGTATACCCAAAAGGGAATGGCTATGTTCTCTTGGATGAGCGCAGCACCAACGGGACGCGGATCAACGGCCGTATGGTGGAGCGGGGCCGTGAAGAGCCGATCCGGCCCGGTGATCGGCTCACGCTCGCCAACATCGATTTTATCGTCGAAGTGGATGAAGAATGA
- a CDS encoding PP2C family protein-serine/threonine phosphatase, which translates to MFAITDCGLVREHNEDAFLIHGDVFAQGECHVSGVEEDFLIAVADGVGGASAGEVASRMVLTAMAAMPLNLSCEAIDRYIGAVNEQVLRYGEKHPPASGLGATLAGILCRQGKVLCFHVGDSRVYRYRDGYIKQMTRDHSLVETLYQMGTITREEMSGHPQKNRIWKYLGSGESIQADVQMIRGNFERGDVYLLCTDGLSDLVPPEEMEMVLSAASTLREGALALMEAARRRGAPDNVTLAAAIRHGVRSAL; encoded by the coding sequence ATGTTTGCCATCACCGATTGCGGTTTGGTCCGGGAACACAATGAGGACGCTTTTCTGATCCATGGCGATGTCTTCGCGCAGGGGGAATGCCATGTCAGTGGCGTCGAGGAGGATTTTCTCATCGCCGTGGCTGACGGCGTAGGCGGCGCGAGCGCCGGGGAGGTGGCTTCCCGCATGGTCCTCACCGCTATGGCCGCTATGCCGCTCAACCTGAGTTGTGAGGCGATCGACCGTTACATCGGTGCTGTGAATGAGCAGGTGCTCCGCTACGGGGAGAAACATCCACCGGCGAGTGGCCTCGGCGCCACCTTAGCCGGGATCCTGTGCCGTCAGGGCAAGGTGCTTTGCTTTCATGTGGGCGACAGTCGCGTTTACCGGTACCGGGACGGCTATATCAAACAGATGACCCGCGACCATTCGCTGGTGGAAACTCTCTATCAGATGGGAACCATCACCCGGGAAGAGATGAGCGGGCATCCGCAGAAAAATCGGATCTGGAAGTACCTCGGTAGTGGCGAGAGCATCCAGGCCGATGTGCAGATGATCCGGGGTAACTTTGAAAGGGGCGATGTTTACCTGCTTTGCACAGACGGGCTTAGCGATCTCGTCCCGCCGGAAGAGATGGAGATGGTCCTTAGCGCCGCATCGACACTTCGGGAAGGGGCGCTCGCCCTGATGGAGGCGGCCCGTCGGCGTGGCGCGCCAGACAATGTGACACTGGCGGCGGCGATCCGCCATGGAGTTCGATCCGCGCTGTGA
- a CDS encoding serine/threonine protein kinase, whose product MEKTQILPRATEILPVMTAVMDAVDEESGKGQRDEATGPLFSENEPAAEYVTIGCSLKGGYRLTGVIAENTGESSIFIATNGQTERVAKVYHRYKKPKEEIIERIKSIRSPYVIPILEEGEIAGRFFEILPYYKNSDLLKATPLDAAFVAQVVVPQVNAALKAIHQAGIIHRDIKPNNLFFSDDRNSVIVGDFGISSILDDRQSVRLTTASRTLGYSAPETAQGFVSTESDYYSFGVSLLHLITGHDPFLGMTDQQILKVTLTDKLHIPSTVDNTIAQLIRGLTVKEREDRWGYDEVERWCEGQPVPVKENANRVKNIRPYVFNGEEIMELDKLALALAGKWDEAMKHFARGYISEHLLQIGQDLASTAADYEEETNREFGFFKLLYLLNPKAPLCWRGEFFTDLVRLGERVRECLPEINRDYADLLESGALLHFLRTKQLDPAVVDAFARLKERCRTDRNEAYYKMAFLLTGSNLMKWRGQLFDSVDALVGYLHANREGDIDAMAEELVGSKYFYAWLEHLGYGSILKQWRALPYGR is encoded by the coding sequence ATGGAAAAGACTCAGATTTTGCCGCGGGCGACAGAGATTCTTCCGGTCATGACGGCAGTCATGGATGCCGTCGATGAAGAGTCAGGCAAAGGCCAGCGCGATGAAGCAACAGGTCCACTGTTTTCGGAGAATGAGCCCGCAGCAGAGTATGTTACGATTGGCTGTTCGTTGAAAGGTGGTTACCGGCTCACCGGTGTCATTGCCGAAAATACAGGAGAATCATCGATCTTTATCGCCACGAACGGCCAGACGGAGCGGGTGGCCAAGGTCTATCACCGCTATAAAAAGCCGAAAGAAGAGATCATCGAACGGATCAAATCGATTCGCTCCCCCTACGTGATCCCGATTTTGGAGGAAGGCGAGATCGCCGGACGCTTTTTTGAAATCCTTCCTTACTATAAAAACAGTGATCTGTTGAAGGCGACCCCCCTGGACGCCGCCTTTGTCGCTCAGGTTGTCGTGCCCCAGGTCAATGCGGCGTTGAAAGCGATTCATCAAGCAGGGATCATCCACCGCGACATCAAGCCGAACAACCTTTTCTTCAGCGATGATCGCAACAGCGTTATTGTCGGCGATTTCGGCATCAGCTCTATCCTCGATGATCGGCAAAGCGTCCGTCTGACCACCGCCTCGCGCACCCTCGGTTACTCGGCGCCGGAGACAGCGCAGGGATTTGTATCGACAGAATCGGACTATTACTCCTTCGGGGTGAGCCTGTTGCATCTGATCACGGGTCACGATCCCTTCCTGGGGATGACAGACCAGCAGATCCTGAAGGTCACCTTGACAGACAAATTACATATTCCATCCACCGTTGATAACACCATCGCCCAGTTGATCCGAGGGCTTACCGTGAAGGAACGGGAGGACCGGTGGGGTTATGACGAAGTAGAACGTTGGTGTGAAGGGCAGCCCGTGCCTGTCAAGGAAAATGCGAACCGGGTGAAAAACATCCGCCCCTATGTGTTCAACGGCGAAGAGATTATGGAATTGGATAAGTTGGCGCTCGCCTTAGCGGGAAAATGGGATGAGGCGATGAAACACTTTGCCCGGGGATATATCAGCGAACACCTGCTGCAGATCGGCCAGGATCTGGCCTCTACTGCAGCCGATTACGAGGAGGAGACGAATCGGGAGTTTGGGTTTTTCAAGTTGCTCTACCTTTTGAACCCGAAAGCGCCCCTTTGTTGGCGGGGCGAATTTTTTACCGATCTGGTACGGCTGGGGGAACGGGTCCGGGAATGCCTGCCGGAAATTAATAGAGACTACGCCGATCTCCTTGAGAGCGGAGCGCTCCTGCATTTTTTGCGGACTAAGCAGTTGGATCCAGCCGTTGTCGACGCCTTCGCTCGTTTGAAAGAAAGGTGTCGTACCGATCGAAATGAGGCCTATTACAAGATGGCCTTTCTGTTGACCGGTTCCAATCTGATGAAATGGCGCGGTCAGTTGTTCGACTCCGTCGATGCCCTTGTCGGTTACCTGCACGCAAACCGGGAGGGAGATATCGACGCCATGGCGGAGGAACTGGTCGGTTCAAAATATTTTTACGCGTGGCTTGAACACCTGGGATACGGCAGCATTCTGAAGCAATGGCGGGCGCTTCCCTACGGACGTTGA